One stretch of Phycisphaerae bacterium DNA includes these proteins:
- the frr gene encoding ribosome recycling factor: MGLDDILLEVEDQMDKAVEFLKQEFRAVRTGRASTGLVDTLKVDVESYGSSMTLKELANLAVAEGNMIVIKPFDPSTLKDIQRAIEKSELGINPQNDGKMIRLPVPPLSTDRRNKLVARVKELGEQQKVGVRNARRDAKKALDAEKKGKTLTEDDVESGEEQVQKMTDEYCRKIDTLVEEKSKEIMQV; encoded by the coding sequence ATGGGTCTTGACGACATTTTGCTGGAAGTGGAAGACCAGATGGACAAGGCCGTGGAGTTCCTGAAGCAGGAGTTCCGCGCGGTGCGCACTGGGCGCGCGTCGACCGGGCTGGTGGACACGCTGAAGGTGGATGTGGAGTCGTACGGCTCCAGCATGACGTTGAAGGAGCTGGCGAACCTGGCGGTCGCCGAGGGGAACATGATCGTCATAAAGCCGTTCGACCCCAGCACTTTGAAGGACATTCAGCGGGCGATCGAGAAGAGCGAGCTGGGGATCAATCCGCAGAATGACGGCAAGATGATCCGCCTGCCGGTGCCGCCGCTGTCCACCGATCGGCGCAACAAGCTCGTGGCGCGCGTCAAGGAGCTGGGCGAGCAGCAGAAGGTCGGCGTGCGCAACGCGCGGCGCGATGCCAAGAAGGCGCTCGACGCGGAGAAGAAGGGCAAGACGCTGACCGAAGACGACGTGGAGAGCGGTGAGGAGCAGGTGCAGAAGATGACCGACGAGTACTGCAGGAAGATCGATACGCTCGTCGAGGAGAAGTCGAAGGAAATCATGCAGGTTTAG